In Cucurbita pepo subsp. pepo cultivar mu-cu-16 unplaced genomic scaffold, ASM280686v2 Cp4.1_scaffold000258, whole genome shotgun sequence, one genomic interval encodes:
- the LOC111784662 gene encoding probable transporter MCH1, whose protein sequence is MLHQNPPTLATSASSEVPEVSPSCCQNIWNKPERGEDFTILQAVFSKDMALICLATFSGCGSSLAAIDNLGQVGESLGYPQRAIGILVSWVSIFNFFGRVFSGFISETLMTKYKLPRPLTFAFAFLITCIGQLFIAYPFPGSIYLAAIIIGFGFGAQNPMLFAVISKMFGLRRYSTLFNYGLLAAPFGSYILNGDVVGKLYYMEALREHKQIAGKGLTCTGAHCFGGSFTRLENSTKGMCIRTLTRRYGSTNRNGVLSVR, encoded by the coding sequence ATGCTTCACCAAAACCCTCCCACCCTCGCTACCTCTGCCAGTTCGGAAGTCCCCGAGGTTTCGCCCTCGTGTTGCCAAAACATATGGAACAAGCCTGAAAGAGGGGAGGATTTCACCATCTTGCAAGCCGTGTTCAGCAAAGATATGGCTCTTATTTGCTTAGCTACATTTTCTGGATGTGGGTCCTCTCTAGCCGCTATAGATAATCTAGGTCAAGTTGGGGAATCACTTGGCTACCCACAACGAGCCATAGGCATCCTTGTTTCCTGGGTTTCCATATTCAATTTCTTCGGTCGAGTTTTCTCTGGCTTCATCTCAGAAACCCTGATGACCAAATACAAGTTACCTCGTCCTCTAACCTTTGCTTTTGCCTTTCTCATCACTTGCATTGGCCAGCTTTTCATCGCCTACCCTTTCCCAGGCTCCATCTACTTAGCTGCCATAATTATTGGGTTTGGATTTGGAGCTCAAAATCCAATGCTATTTGCTGTAATATCTAAGATGTTTGGTCTTAGACGTTACTCGACGCTGTTCAATTATGGGCTATTGGCAGCCCCATTTGGGTCTTACATACTGAACGGGGATGTTGTCGGGAAGCTGTACTATATGGAAGCTTTACGTGAACATAAGCAGATTGCGGGGAAGGGGTTAACTTGCACTGGAGCTCATTGCTTTGGTGGGTCTTTTACAAGACTCGAGAATTCTACAAAAGGGATGTGTATAAGAACTTTAACGAGGAGATATGGATCCACAAATCGAAATGGAGTTCTATCGGTTAGATAA
- the LOC111784661 gene encoding uncharacterized protein LOC111784661 — MIDCGSPYLFGTYSKLLKTKFDYNQAQLNTLGFAKDLGSNLGVFAGLFAEVAPPWMLFLVGISSNFFSYFMIWLSVSNYLPKPHLWLMFVYIYISSNSQNFPNTAVMVTSVGNFPDQRGIILGLQKGFVGLGGAILTQINLAIHGNQNSIDLLLLSWLPSIVCFLCFLPIRTIKARKHPQELKVFYHLLYVSIAIAVFLLFLTITKRNIAFSQAGYAGGVAVIVILICLPLLIAIKEELFLFKLGKQTMNPSVVVSIPREELKEISKNSLPSVSNVCKEPQRGEDFSILQALLSKDMALIFIATVSACGSSIAAIDNLGQIAESLKYPNHSISILVSWISIFNFFGRVFSGFISETKYKLPRPFLFGLTQVFTCIGLLSIAFPYINSVYVASLIIGFGLGAQTPLIFAIISYLFGLKHYSTLLNCGQLAVPLGSYIMNVEVIGKFYDAEATKIGNVKNGKGLTCTGTHCFSESFMILAXYFHSDGFCMWVVHCSH; from the coding sequence ATGATCGATTGCGGTTCACCTTACTTGTTCGGAACATACTCCAAACtcttgaaaacaaaatttgactacAATCAAGCCCAACTTAATACCTTGGGATTTGCTAAAGATCTCGGCTCCAACCTCGGAGTTTTTGCCGGACTTTTCGCCGAGGTTGCTCCTCCGTGGATGCTTTTCCTTGTGGGGATATCCTCCAATTTCTTCAGCTACTTTATGATTTGGCTCTCCGTTTCTAACTATCTCCCAAAACCCCATTTATGGCTAATGTTTGTTTACATCTATATTAGTTCTAATTCACAAAACTTCCCCAACACCGCCGTTATGGTCACTAGCGTTGGAAATTTTCCTGATCAACGGGGTATCATTTTGGGCCTTCAAAAGGGTTTCGTTGGCCTCGGTGGTGCCATCCtaactcaaattaatttagcAATCCACGGCAACCAAAATTCTATCGATCTTCTCCTCCTTTCATGGCTACCCTCCATTGTATGTTTCTTGTGTTTTCTTCCAATTCGGACAATCAAAGCTCGAAAGCATCCACAGGAGCTCAAAGTGTTCTACCACTTGCTTTACGTGTCCATAGCCATAGCGGTGTTCCTCTTGTTTCTCACCATAACCAAGAGAAACATTGCTTTCTCTCAGGCGGGCTATGCCGGTGGCGTCGCGGTCATCGTTATCTTAATCTGTCTACCCCTTCTGATAGCTATTAAAGAAGaactttttctcttcaaactcgGTAAACAAACCATGAATCCTTCTGTTGTTGTTTCTATTCCCCGTGAAGAACTtaaggaaatttcaaaaaattctttGCCGAGTGTCTCAAATGTATGTAAGGAGCCGCAAAGAGGAGAAGATTTCAGCATCTTGCAAGCTCTTCTAAGCAAAGACATGGCTCTTATTTTCATAGCGACGGTTTCTGCATGTGGGTCGTCCATTGCAGCCATTGACAATCTTGGGCAGATCGCCGAGTCACTTAAATATCCAAATCATTCCATAAGTATTTTGGTTTCATGGATTTCcatattcaatttctttggTCGAGTCTTCTCCGGTTTCATCTCTGAGACCAAATACAAATTACCCCGTCCTTTCCTATTCGGTCTTACCCAAGTTTTCACTTGCATCGGCTTGCTCTCCATCGCATTCCCTTATATAAATTCAGTCTATGTAGCTTCCTTGATCATTGGGTTTGGCCTTGGAGCCCAAACTCCATTGATATTCGCCATAATCTCTTATCTCTTCGGCCTCAAACATTACTCGACACTGCTCAACTGTGGGCAACTGGCTGTCCCACTTGGATCTTATATAATGAACGTAGAAGTTATAGGGAAGTTTTATGATGCAGAAGCCACTAAAATTGGAAATGTGAAGAACGGGAAGGGCCTGACTTGTACTGGAACTCATTGCTTTAGTGAATCGTTCATGATTTTGGCTGNTTATTTTCATAGCGACGGTTTCTGCATGTGGGTCGTCCATTGCAGCCATTGA